The DNA sequence ttttttgtcggcatatacgacaaaagtgtcggcacatacgagtaagaatctaactatttagatcataatatttaaaaattattcttattatttaatgaatttaattaaaaaaaaaattttgtcgGCATATACAACAAAAGTTTCGGCACATACGACAAAGAATCTAACTATTtagaagatattttgatgttttgtgtcGGCATACATGCCAAACAGTCGAATTTCGATGTGATTTCAGCGCCACGTGTCAATCTCTAATTGGTTGTCCAAATTACGGTTGATTCTTTGTTCGCCACGTGTCATATCTTATCTAATGATCATATGAACTCAAACCGTCCATAAATATGGGGTCATTGTCATCCTCatctctcacaaattcacaaacacttctcatacccaaatcacacaaatctttctttcttttccgttttgattttgtcaaaccatttctgcaatgaatcgtttgacgaaatggttgcagaaagatcaagaagaggcCGTCACGAGAAGTCGTCGACGAGCCTTGATGATGTCTGCCGCTGCCTTGCAAATCCAAACTCTGGAAGATGAGGATTCACAATGGGGTGGTTCTTCAGAAGGTCGTACCTATAAGGCGAGGGATCGAGAGTTGATGGATCTTCGACTCAAAGCTCAATACTTCATGGATCCGTGCAGGTATGAACCAAACATATTTCGTAGGCGATATAGAATGCAACCTTGGGTCTTTGACAGGATGATGCGCGACGTGGCCAACTACGACccatattttgttcaaacaagAGATGCTTGTGGGAGGCTAAGCTTATCCACTGAACAAAAGCTGACATGCGCCATGGGAATGCTCGCGTATGGCATCACAGCTGATTTCTGCGATGATTACCTAGATATTGCGAAGACCACTACCATTGAGATTTTTGAGCACTTCACAAAAGCAATCAGGAATGTGTACCATGAGACTTACCTCCGCCGACCAACACCGGCAGACTTGCGAAGGCTGCTTGACAAAGCTGAAGAACGTGGATTCCCGGGGATGGTCGGTAGCCTTGATTTTATGCACTGGCAGTGGAAAAATTGTCCCACCGGATGGGCAGGGCAGTATACTAGCTACAGAGGGAAACCGACAATCATCTTAGAGGCGGTGGCCTCCTACGATACTTGGATTTGGCATGCCTTCTTCGGACTTCCAAGTATTAACGTCCTTGGATGTTTACCGTTGTTCAATGCCCAATGCGTTGGTGAAACCCCTGAAGTGAGCTACCAGGTATGTAATAGGCATTATCGTCAGTGTTATTACCTAGTTGATGGCATATACCCTAAGTGGGGGTCATTTGTACAAGCAATCTGAAACCCGAGGTCGCCGCAGACACAACATTTCACAAGGATGCAGGAAGCATACAGAAAAGATGTGGAGAGAGCATTTGGTATTCTCCAAGCTCGTTGGGCAATCATAAGAGGACCAGCTCGTGGGTGGAGTAAGGAGAACCTTCAATACATCATGATGACGTGCATTATCTTGCACAATATGATTGTTGAAGATGAGCGTGATGAAGATGCAGCACAGCCATTTGATCCGGATGATATCCCAACCAGACCAAGGAAAGCGGAGATATATAAGAGACCAGAAATGGACACCGATGTTCATCGCAATCCGCAACAACTAAATCAATTCTTGCTTCGTTATAGGGAGGTTAGATGTCCAGTGATGAATAAAAACCTCCAAGACGATCTAGTCGATCACCTATGGACCATGAAGTTACAAGCTGATCAGAACCAGCAGtgaggagtttttttttttgtgctttcaATGAGTGGTCATGTTGTCATGATAAGTGGTCATGGCCTACTTTAgttgtgtgcttttaatttgtgTTGTGTGCTTTTACTTTGTATTGTGTGCTTTTACTTTGTATTGTATGCTTTTAATTTGTGTGGTGTgctttattatgaaaataaaagttcaatgttttttttcgaagatgatctactcaacaaaataatttttattatcataAATTAAAACACAAACCATTCAAAGCAACTAACAATACTAATTACATCCAAGATGTCTCGCCAAGTGGATCATAAGTGGTCAAGCTTGTGTTGTCTCCTTCAGGGGGTGTAGGATCTTGAGATTGTTCCGGGATGCTTGAAGTTTCTGCCTCCTTatcaattatttgttgttgcttCCTCTCCCAATAACTCATCTTTCTTGGGGTGAAAATTGATGGATCCACCTACATCGTGCGGGCATCCTCAGCGCGTTGCTCAATTAGTTGACCTTCCTCAAATTGTCTTTGCCTTTGTTGGTACTCACGTTCTGTTTGTTCATaacatttctgcatttgaactAGTAGGCCATCCGCATCCTGCTTATTGCTTTTTTTCTTAGCTAGCTTCTGTGCTTTCTGTCCTTGAGGACGTGCCTTTCTTGATGACGGAAGCTCATCCTCAGTAGTGGGTGTTCCATCGTCATCCAAGTTGACATGATTAGGAACACTAAAGTAGGTGTTATCCACTGATGGCGTTTTCCCAAACTTTTCCGTACTTTTCAAGTATTGCCAACAATGgtcaaacaaaaaatcacaaCCTTCCGAGTCGTAGTACATTGATTTAACATTCATGAGCTACATAtaatattaagtaaataaaatattaaaaaatggCCTTGGCTTAGTATAAATCGATCAATAAACTAAGCAACTAACAATTTTACTTTTAACAACTACatgagaaataaaaatataatcatTATTAAacatatttcaatataattaCCTCGTCCTCCATATTTTCGCCACTTCTTCGTTGAAAGTGTTCGACCTTGTTAAGAGCTTGGTGCCACTTCATACATGCCGGACTTATTTTCTTCCAGCGAGCGTGGCAACTAGAATGTGTTCTATCCATGCAACCGGCCGGTTTGTGAGCATTGTACTCCTCCGCCACACGACTCCACAATAACTCCGACTTTTGATCTTTTCCGACGCAACCATCACCCCCAACGGTGATCCAAGCTTGGCAaagaataacttcttcattgtgcctccaagaatctcctcttggagccattttttccaagacaaaaaaaaaaggaagatatatttaagaacaagaagatgggtTAATGAATGAgaaattgtgaaggagatggaagatatttggtgtgagaaaatagaaaagaatgggttggtatttatagaatttcctaTATTTTACTATTCCAacggatatttttttttcccataattttctggtattttttttaattttttttggaacaaaaatgaaataataacCTTTCATTTAATAAGAGCCATTGATaagtttttttccctcaaatctGAGCCATCAGATCAAAATAGATCCGttcagtgtaaaaaaaaaaaaaaaaaaagagccaaCATCAGACCGTCCATTTTCAAACAAAAGCGATCTCAGCCGTGCATTTAGTGATCGTTGGGACACGCAACGGTCAACAACAAACAACATTAGCCTTGCGGGGCCCACTGGAGTAGATCTTCTGCAGTGATATTTCTCTCTCTAGCGCAAGTGGGCGGGTCTTCCTTCAGGGGAGTTCTCCCTTCTGCGCGTGCTGCCCACCCAATCCTTCCAGCGCGTCACTCCGCTTGTTGGGCTGGGGCATCAGAACATGTGGTCCTGTTTCACTGTTCTGAGTTCTGGTCTTGGTTTTGTCTCAAATTTGAGACTCCAAATGAGCCCAAGTCTCATATTAATAGGACCAGATCCACCAAAAATACAAGGTTGGAGAAGCAAAGTCCTATATTTATTTGGCAAAATTTTGGTTTGGCAccccatggttggagttgccctaacctccttaaatttagacaaataaaactttgattaaagaaaaaaaaaatgaaaagattacatcaattcaaaacgtctattgccccccagtagacattcaatttttctttctttctttctgtcccattacttaaaaaaaaaaaaaactgatttgggcacccagaaaaagctctgggcaccagaTCATCGTTCTAGTAAGAAGGAGCCTCCGGGCGTCGCTAAATGGAGCTTCAGATGGTCACCGAAGAGGAAGGCGGCGAAGGCGAGGGCCTGAAGAGCGCCCTGGGAGACTCGGAAGTTGCTGTCCTTGAGAAGATTCGTGCAGCAATCGATGAGCGCAGTGACCTCCGGGCTCTGGTGAAGTGAGGCTCTTCCTGGAAGCTTCGAGAAGCTGGTGGAGGCGTTCCACTCCGGCCATGCGCTTCTTGGTGTCTTTGGAGCATGCGAGTTCAAGCACTTCCTCCATCGGGGCTTGATCTGGTGCTGGCCTGTTCAGATCTTGCGAATTCCGGCGTTGGAGTAAGGGCATGTGATTGGTTGCTGCGGTGAGTCAGAAAGTGAGAGAGACTCTGGTGTGGCTAAATTTACAAAAGGGGATCCTCGTCTCCGAGCCTCAAGCTTAGAGCGGGGCTTGCATCCTGGTTTAgattttcagagagagagagagagagatgatcggagagagatgagagagagagagagagggatagatgtaatttattaagggctaaatactggttactaccctgtggtttaggtccaaaatcaattcagtccatggacttctaatttcatcaaaaacatccctgtactttcaattttgatgtaatagGTCCAATacattaatattttgttatgggttcaagttatagttggattatttgttgaaaaactatttatttttaatagtatgaCTCACTCGTAAATTGACTAGAGGTGGCCCGcagacaccacatcataaaacataggtcatatttgagccacattaacaagttaaataactcaattatcggaaaactaacaaattagacctattagatcaaaattgaaagtgcaggggtgtttttgatgaaattagaagtacagggactgaattgattttggacccaaactatagGGTAATAATCTATATTTAGCCCATTTATTAATTAGGTCAAGGGTAAAGTTGTTATTTTACTTTAAATCAGGtaaatgagaataaaaatctattactagggtaagtgggataattttggctCATTTTAGTGCTTTTGGTTAATGACcctttattgattttattggacgatggacattataggaaaattagagaggtACGTGTAGATAGtaaattggttatttgtaaaagtaagtttgAAGTCTATTAAGtagggaggtccaaatgccaaatttggaggtatgaatagaagctcccaaatCTAAAAGCCtcaaaatagataaaaattaaatagaaaattacataatttatactagccccttaacatgtgctccgcacatgtcaattagcttttattttttatcttttttaaattaaaaaaattacagGAATTTCTCTCCTAATTTTATGAAACCTTCTCCTTTTTTCATGGGATATGTATTGCaatttttgaaatatgatatagtttattgactatcttatccacatatagaaataatttgtttattaatatttgtATAATACGAGGGCATATATTATACTTCAAAAAATTAACCATTCTCTCaagaattgacttaattatataagatgtaATTTGTTAAATAATTTGAATTTAATTGATTGCTTTTCCCAAAAGTTCATTTAAAGTGTGCGACACCTTTCTACTTTGCCAAGCTTCTTGTGACTTTTTTAGGAGAGTTCGCTGCTAAAGGAAAAGTTTTCAGTTCCAGTTTTTGTTTCATCTGGTTTTGTTTAGCTTATTGCACTGAAACTTGCAAACCAACCTGACAAACTAACATACCAGTAGTCTTTATCAAACGGAACCCTTCGCACGATACAATGCATGCGATTCCAAACCAAGAAATAGAGCTGCTGAATGAGTCCCGACTTGAGAATGACCAACGGGATGAGCTACAACAATCAATCTGAGGACTAATTTCGCTTCAGAGGGCTATGTTTCGACGGAGGGGTCTGTTTGAGTCGCTCATTGAACCCAGTACTACTGAAGTCAGCAAACGAAGCTCAGAGCCAGGCCCGGACTTGAGATTTTGAGGCTTGAggcgaaaaataaaaatgagtctatattttttatagaaaaaaaaatatttacaaaaaaaatttgaaaaaaaaaaattatttatatacacttattaaaaaaaaagaatgcaaCTTGCCAACTAAACCAAACTTATTATTTAGTTAAAAACATAACATTttattaacttaataatttttttaaatacccccagaaaaaaaaattaggcccaATGAGACACTGGGCCTGAGACGGCCGACTCATGAGTCTCATGTCAGGTCCGGCTCTGCTCAGAGCTTCCAGCTTCCAGGTCTCCATAGGACCACAGGGGTGAAATAATTTTCCCTGTTGTTTCTTCTAGTATAATGCGACTTTTCCAGCACAGTTTACATTCCAAAGGTCTATAGATACCGTTCTATGTACAATCcggtcagtttttttttttttttcatgaaataCCTCGAGCTTTATCAAGTTATTCAGAAGATATCAGCATGGACAAGTGGGTCAAGCAAGCCTATTTAGGATGTTCTTCATCCAAATCACTACATAATTGAAATACAGACCACGAGAATCTAAGGAACCTAAATAACATCCAATTCAATACATAAATAATGCTCCATAGGAGGAACCAAAGCTTGTGGGTTTGACTTCACATTGACACAAAAGAAGCTACAATCCACAGGAATGACACAAGACACAGGCAGCAACTCTATCTTAGTGATGGCTGGACATGAGTTCTCTCAAAATAGAAGCCTCAAGAGAACACTAAATCACACAGAGGGCTCGCCCAACATTGACAAACTTCGTCTCCTCAGTTCAGATTCACCGCCGTCTCAGAAGCATTGCCGGAGGCATACCACAGAGAACTTTTTAAGGAATATGCAGATGTTACAGGCTTTGCTTTCCTCTTTTAGTCTCCCTCCTGATCAACTGATCTTTTGTCTGCTGTAATTGACTAATTGACATAGGGGTG is a window from the Rosa chinensis cultivar Old Blush chromosome 2, RchiOBHm-V2, whole genome shotgun sequence genome containing:
- the LOC112184421 gene encoding uncharacterized protein LOC112184421, coding for MSAAALQIQTLEDEDSQWGGSSEGRTYKARDRELMDLRLKAQYFMDPCRYEPNIFRRRYRMQPWVFDRMMRDVANYDPYFVQTRDACGRLSLSTEQKLTCAMGMLAYGITADFCDDYLDIAKTTTIEIFEHFTKAIRNVYHETYLRRPTPADLRRLLDKAEERGFPGMVGSLDFMHWQWKNCPTGWAGQYTSYRGKPTIILEAVASYDTWIWHAFFGLPSINVLGCLPLFNAQCVGETPEVSYQVCNRHYRQCYYLVDGIYPKWGSFVQAI